A DNA window from Ignavibacteriales bacterium contains the following coding sequences:
- a CDS encoding DUF2795 domain-containing protein, which yields MIWTMDLASYLDDAPWPATKEELLDYASRTGSPAEVIENLQELEDSDEPYESMEEIWPDYPTESDFFYEDENEY from the coding sequence ATGATATGGACGATGGATCTTGCTTCGTATTTAGACGACGCCCCATGGCCCGCAACAAAAGAAGAATTGCTCGATTATGCTTCTCGTACTGGTTCACCCGCAGAAGTTATAGAGAATCTTCAGGAATTAGAAGATTCGGATGAACCGTATGAAAGCATGGAAGAAATCTGGCCCGACTATCCGACGGAGAGCGACTTCTTTTATGAAGACGAAAACGAATATTAA
- a CDS encoding M23 family metallopeptidase: MFKKNKHITFYFSDKRLQIREIKWFRTKVVGIVFSSTTIGLLLILSINYIFNNFIGFGSNKTKALIQENQLLQQQLVRMESKMNELQSFVGSISDQGDHLRLMVDLPSLDEETKKAGTGGALIESEFNSASNNTSLLLQSTEQLLTRLTSEVKVQQQSYEQVVKQLEFNKEYFRAMPAIKPMTGFYSRQEFGIRVHPVLGIKKPHEGIDIVNDVGTQIAATGDGVVQMAGHSGGGFGFVVVINHGYGFQTIYAHLSKILVREGQRVKRGDLIARSGKSGLVSGPHLHYEVRRNGVCQNPMDYFFDDLTIQEYKKQIAAEESLKK, encoded by the coding sequence ATGTTCAAAAAGAATAAACATATAACATTCTATTTCTCTGATAAACGGCTCCAAATTCGCGAAATTAAGTGGTTTCGGACGAAAGTGGTTGGTATCGTCTTTAGCTCCACTACCATCGGTTTGTTATTAATTCTCTCTATTAATTATATTTTTAATAATTTCATAGGTTTTGGATCTAATAAAACTAAAGCCCTGATTCAGGAGAATCAGCTTCTACAGCAGCAATTGGTTAGAATGGAGTCTAAGATGAACGAACTTCAATCTTTTGTAGGTTCGATCTCAGATCAGGGCGATCATCTGCGGCTCATGGTCGATTTACCTTCACTTGACGAAGAAACTAAGAAAGCCGGTACAGGCGGCGCATTGATTGAGAGCGAATTTAACTCGGCATCAAATAACACTTCGCTGCTTCTACAATCGACTGAACAACTACTCACTCGTTTAACAAGCGAAGTAAAAGTACAACAGCAAAGTTATGAACAGGTTGTTAAGCAGTTGGAATTCAACAAAGAATATTTTAGGGCAATGCCGGCAATCAAACCGATGACCGGATTTTATTCGCGACAGGAATTCGGTATCCGTGTTCATCCGGTATTAGGCATAAAAAAACCGCATGAAGGAATTGATATAGTGAACGACGTCGGAACTCAAATCGCGGCAACCGGCGACGGTGTTGTTCAAATGGCCGGGCACAGTGGCGGTGGATTCGGTTTTGTAGTTGTAATAAATCATGGTTACGGATTTCAAACTATCTACGCGCATCTCTCGAAAATATTAGTGCGAGAAGGTCAACGCGTGAAGCGCGGCGATCTAATTGCCCGAAGTGGAAAGTCGGGTCTTGTCAGCGGTCCGCATCTGCATTATGAAGTACGCCGTAATGGAGTGTGCCAAAACCCGATGGACTATTTCTTCGACGACTTAACAATTCAAGAGTACAAAAAACAAATAGCCGCTGAGGAATCGTTAAAAAAATAA
- the metG gene encoding methionine--tRNA ligase produces MSRQFNKILVTAALPYANGKIHLGHLAGAYLPADVYVRYQRLLKRDIIFICGSDEHGVPITITAEQEKTTPQAIVDRYHELNKKAFEQFGMSFDNYSRTSLSLHHETASEFFLKLYQAGILKEKKEKQLYDMKAGMFLPDRYVEGTCPVCSNPDARGDQCEKCGTFLNPIELKNPRSKISGETPTVKETTHLYFPLGDYQKKLEDYIAAADARDGWKDNVLQYCRSWFKDGLQDRAVTRDLQWGVKVPLENLNDKVLYVWFDAVLGYISSTKELSMNKGTPDLWKDYWLDPKTKYVAFIGKDNVVFHCIVFPAMLMAWNEQKDLTYILPENVPANEFLNFEGQKFSKSRGWGIDVDEFLAEFPADALRYTLTMNLPELRDADFYWKDFQARVNNELADILGNFINRTVTFVHKNFEGKIPERGILTESDDNLVSLINSTSKTAGELFEKYKLRDATLEIMNLARAANKYFNDNEPWKTLKTDRQRCSTTLHICLHTVRALSILFEPILPFSVEKIWKIMNLQGSVHNAEWETAGALVLKAGDKLNQPEILFTKIEDETIDKHISQLPSKQTTDKKPINFKPTIAIEDFQKIDLRVAEVIQAEKVQKSDKLLKLMVRIGTDERQVIAGIAQYYKPEELVGKRIVVVVNLAPAKLMGQESRGMLLAASDDQGQLAVLIPEKTVLDGGIVK; encoded by the coding sequence GTGAGTCGGCAATTCAATAAAATTCTTGTAACAGCGGCTTTGCCATACGCGAACGGCAAAATTCACTTAGGACATCTCGCGGGTGCGTATTTACCTGCCGATGTTTATGTCCGCTACCAGCGATTGCTAAAACGCGATATAATATTTATCTGCGGTTCCGATGAGCATGGCGTACCGATTACAATAACCGCCGAACAAGAGAAAACAACTCCTCAAGCTATCGTCGACCGGTACCATGAGCTGAATAAAAAAGCGTTCGAACAATTCGGGATGAGTTTTGATAATTATTCCCGAACATCCTTATCTCTTCATCACGAAACAGCAAGTGAATTCTTTTTGAAGTTGTATCAAGCGGGAATTCTAAAAGAGAAAAAAGAAAAGCAACTTTACGATATGAAAGCCGGAATGTTTTTACCGGATCGCTATGTTGAAGGAACCTGCCCGGTTTGCAGCAATCCCGATGCCCGCGGCGATCAATGCGAAAAGTGCGGAACGTTTCTGAATCCGATTGAACTGAAAAATCCGAGAAGCAAGATTTCAGGTGAGACGCCTACTGTCAAAGAAACAACACATCTGTATTTTCCGCTCGGAGATTACCAAAAAAAATTGGAAGATTACATCGCAGCGGCTGACGCGAGAGACGGATGGAAAGATAATGTGTTGCAATATTGCAGGAGCTGGTTTAAGGATGGATTGCAGGATCGCGCGGTTACAAGAGATTTACAATGGGGAGTTAAGGTCCCACTCGAAAATTTAAATGATAAAGTACTTTATGTTTGGTTCGATGCCGTCCTCGGATATATATCTTCCACGAAAGAATTATCTATGAATAAAGGAACACCGGACCTCTGGAAAGATTACTGGCTCGATCCGAAAACTAAGTATGTCGCTTTTATCGGCAAAGACAATGTAGTTTTTCATTGCATCGTTTTTCCTGCCATGCTTATGGCATGGAATGAACAAAAGGATTTAACCTACATTCTTCCTGAAAACGTTCCAGCAAATGAATTTCTGAATTTTGAAGGACAAAAATTTTCAAAGAGCAGGGGATGGGGAATTGATGTAGACGAATTCCTGGCGGAGTTTCCTGCCGATGCACTGCGTTATACATTGACAATGAATTTACCGGAATTGCGCGACGCCGATTTTTACTGGAAAGATTTTCAGGCGCGTGTCAACAATGAGCTTGCAGATATACTCGGCAACTTCATAAATCGTACCGTAACATTTGTTCACAAGAACTTCGAAGGAAAAATTCCGGAGAGGGGGATTCTTACAGAATCTGATGATAACCTTGTCTCTCTTATTAATTCTACATCGAAGACAGCCGGTGAACTTTTTGAAAAATATAAATTGCGCGACGCAACGCTTGAAATAATGAACTTAGCCCGTGCGGCGAATAAATATTTCAACGATAATGAGCCATGGAAAACGCTAAAAACCGATCGTCAGCGTTGTTCAACCACGTTGCACATTTGTCTTCATACTGTGCGGGCGTTATCGATTCTATTCGAACCGATTTTACCATTCAGTGTTGAAAAGATATGGAAGATTATGAACCTTCAGGGTTCTGTTCACAATGCTGAGTGGGAAACCGCCGGTGCGTTGGTTCTCAAAGCAGGTGATAAACTCAATCAGCCCGAAATATTATTCACCAAAATTGAAGACGAGACTATTGACAAACACATATCGCAGTTGCCGAGTAAGCAAACAACCGATAAAAAACCTATAAACTTCAAACCTACAATAGCGATTGAGGATTTTCAAAAAATAGATCTTCGAGTCGCTGAAGTTATCCAAGCCGAAAAAGTTCAAAAATCCGACAAACTTCTGAAGTTGATGGTGAGGATAGGAACCGACGAGCGACAGGTAATAGCCGGGATCGCACAGTACTATAAACCTGAGGAACTGGTGGGGAAAAGGATTGTTGTTGTGGTAAATCTGGCTCCTGCCAAGCTAATGGGGCAAGAATCGAGGGGGATGCTCCTTGCCGCATCGGATGACCAGGGACAACTTGCCGTCCTTATTCCCGAAAAAACCGTTCTGGATGGGGGTATCGTAAAATGA
- a CDS encoding histidine kinase has protein sequence MLNSSSCADADVSVTIIVKVPPATPAESKLYIAGNHKLAGDWNPAQIKMDKISDSTWSIILKLPKEFFFEFKITRGSWTTQAIYNEGIISSNNSLLVKSDTTLTLAPLSWQDINFKLSGGIKGTVEYHKQLIGEGLNYPRDLIVWLPPSYETDTLKYYPVLYMHDGQNVFDPATSFIGYDWHVDEVADSLIKAGKIQEMIVVGVYNTPDRSDEYSDTKLGRAYMKFIIEKVKPLIDTTYRTFPDRVNTSTMGSSMGGLISFLLVWNHSEIFSQAGCISPVFRDALTNAVEKYEGYDKQIRIYIDNGGIGLDKELQPGCDRMLVSLQTIGYSIGKNLEWYLDANAEHNEHAWAARVWRPLLFMYGIDK, from the coding sequence ATGCTAAACAGCAGTTCTTGCGCAGACGCCGATGTTTCTGTAACGATTATTGTTAAAGTACCCCCAGCAACACCAGCCGAAAGTAAATTGTATATCGCCGGTAATCACAAACTCGCCGGTGATTGGAATCCCGCACAAATAAAAATGGATAAGATATCTGATTCCACCTGGAGTATCATTCTCAAATTACCAAAAGAATTCTTTTTCGAGTTCAAGATAACACGCGGATCATGGACAACTCAAGCGATTTATAACGAAGGAATAATATCATCTAATAATTCGTTATTGGTAAAATCTGATACTACATTAACTTTGGCACCTTTATCCTGGCAAGATATTAATTTCAAATTGTCGGGAGGTATCAAAGGGACTGTTGAATATCATAAACAATTAATCGGGGAAGGATTGAACTATCCCCGCGATTTGATCGTGTGGCTGCCACCTTCGTATGAAACCGATACACTTAAATATTACCCGGTTCTTTACATGCATGACGGGCAAAATGTTTTCGATCCGGCAACATCATTTATCGGGTACGATTGGCATGTTGACGAGGTTGCTGACAGTTTGATTAAAGCGGGTAAGATTCAAGAAATGATTGTTGTAGGAGTGTATAACACACCGGATCGCAGTGATGAATACAGCGATACAAAATTAGGTCGTGCTTACATGAAATTTATTATTGAAAAAGTTAAACCTTTGATTGACACAACATATCGTACCTTCCCGGATCGTGTCAATACATCCACAATGGGTTCATCTATGGGCGGATTGATTTCTTTTTTGTTAGTATGGAATCATAGCGAAATATTTTCGCAGGCTGGCTGCATATCGCCCGTATTCCGGGATGCCCTGACGAATGCAGTGGAGAAATACGAAGGTTACGATAAACAAATTCGCATTTATATCGACAATGGCGGTATTGGTTTAGATAAAGAACTTCAACCCGGTTGCGATAGGATGTTAGTATCATTACAGACGATTGGTTATTCAATCGGTAAAAATCTTGAATGGTATCTTGATGCGAACGCCGAACATAATGAGCATGCTTGGGCTGCCCGTGTATGGCGCCCATTGCTGTTTATGTACGGAATAGACAAATAG
- a CDS encoding BamA/TamA family outer membrane protein: MTEIRKNISIKLSHQILFSAISFQLLLSVQNAQVLIDEETQFEINKIEIIGNQSIDSDILKDVLISKETPTGFSQFIYNSISEKLGSKPEYFNEDIFTEDAVRLEKYYRSNGYYHSIISSSFIKDSTAKSVNLRFTIKENHHSYVDSITYVGLDSIDPVLKEKLIADAVIKKGMPYSGNKASAEISRVLNYLANNGYPTATFDAENSYEYEFASSQNFMLKIVFIPGKHYIFGGQNIHIDPPRPDIYDRLTLRHLDFQEGETYSREKINSSERNLNRLGILETARIDHGTISDTSSQTTIPIDIYLRPRARNELSPEFILSDEGGFFNIGIGLGYTNRNFLGDARIFDTHIRLRTQDIQRWDFKNVFGGKGLKDLSVRGAVELQFQIIQPYLITRTLSATWTSTISAEKQQPYILSILRNKIGFNKQFATYTNGYFDWTLERVSPEILQDTLNTQALLGALREEDQPQFNSIFTVTLQRDKTNDLFSPTNGFYHSISFEESGILPKILPGIRSGLPFTQYYKVSMLGRWYQDLTWRRFNILAYKLRSGYQNKYGESRSSDVRIPLNRRFYAGGSGSVRGWNARELGNMPADLIQFGGNFIFEGSAEMRVSHFQGYGNIWFIKLENILGVYFLDIGNVWKDISDFSVKDIAIAAGFGIRYETFFGPFRIDYGIRIYDPNGNPGQKTIFQKRFFNETLSRGVFHFGIGHAF, from the coding sequence ATGACTGAAATTCGGAAAAATATCTCTATAAAATTATCACATCAAATATTATTTTCGGCAATCAGTTTTCAATTGTTATTGAGCGTGCAAAATGCTCAAGTGCTGATCGATGAAGAGACTCAGTTCGAGATCAACAAGATCGAAATAATAGGGAACCAATCTATCGATTCCGATATATTGAAAGATGTCCTTATCTCAAAAGAAACCCCTACCGGATTTTCCCAATTTATTTACAATAGCATCAGTGAAAAGCTCGGATCAAAACCTGAATATTTCAACGAAGATATTTTCACAGAAGATGCAGTCAGGTTGGAAAAATATTATCGCTCGAACGGTTATTATCATTCCATAATATCTTCTTCATTCATAAAAGATTCTACCGCAAAATCAGTGAATTTGCGGTTCACTATAAAAGAGAATCATCATTCATACGTCGATAGTATTACTTATGTCGGACTCGATTCAATTGATCCTGTATTGAAAGAAAAACTGATCGCCGACGCAGTGATAAAAAAGGGGATGCCGTATTCCGGCAACAAAGCGTCGGCTGAAATCTCCCGTGTTTTAAATTATCTGGCGAATAATGGTTATCCGACAGCCACATTCGATGCAGAAAATTCGTACGAATATGAGTTCGCATCGAGTCAAAATTTCATGCTTAAGATTGTTTTCATTCCAGGAAAACATTATATATTCGGAGGTCAAAACATACACATCGACCCTCCTCGACCCGACATTTACGATCGATTAACATTGCGTCATCTTGATTTTCAGGAAGGCGAAACATACAGTAGAGAAAAAATTAATTCAAGCGAGCGGAATTTAAATCGTTTGGGTATTCTTGAAACCGCACGAATAGATCATGGTACAATCTCCGATACTTCGTCGCAAACAACAATTCCGATTGATATTTACCTTCGTCCCCGGGCACGCAATGAATTATCTCCGGAATTTATCTTATCCGACGAGGGTGGATTTTTCAATATCGGTATCGGGTTAGGATATACCAATCGGAATTTCCTTGGTGATGCGCGAATATTCGACACTCATATCCGTTTGCGAACCCAAGATATCCAGCGGTGGGATTTTAAAAATGTGTTCGGTGGTAAAGGTTTGAAAGATTTGTCCGTACGCGGAGCCGTAGAATTGCAATTCCAAATCATTCAACCATATCTCATCACAAGAACACTCAGTGCCACATGGACATCTACCATCAGCGCCGAAAAGCAGCAACCATATATTTTATCAATCCTCAGAAATAAGATCGGATTTAATAAACAGTTTGCCACATATACTAACGGTTATTTCGATTGGACGCTAGAACGGGTCAGCCCTGAAATTCTTCAGGATACTCTAAATACGCAAGCGCTTCTTGGCGCATTGCGCGAAGAAGATCAACCGCAGTTTAACTCTATTTTTACCGTTACCCTTCAACGCGACAAAACGAACGATTTATTCTCCCCAACAAATGGATTTTATCACAGTATATCGTTCGAAGAATCAGGTATTCTTCCAAAAATTTTACCCGGTATCAGATCAGGTTTACCATTTACGCAATATTATAAAGTATCGATGTTGGGCAGGTGGTATCAAGATTTAACCTGGCGAAGGTTTAACATACTTGCTTATAAGTTGCGATCCGGATATCAAAACAAATATGGTGAAAGTCGTTCGTCCGATGTCAGAATTCCGCTTAACCGACGTTTCTATGCAGGTGGCAGCGGAAGCGTTCGAGGTTGGAACGCGCGCGAGCTTGGCAACATGCCAGCCGATTTAATTCAGTTTGGCGGTAATTTTATTTTTGAAGGAAGCGCTGAAATGAGGGTGAGTCATTTCCAGGGATATGGAAATATTTGGTTCATCAAATTGGAAAACATTTTGGGAGTTTATTTTTTGGATATCGGCAATGTTTGGAAAGATATCTCTGATTTCAGCGTTAAAGATATCGCCATTGCCGCTGGTTTCGGCATCCGCTACGAAACATTTTTTGGTCCGTTTAGAATCGATTATGGAATAAGAATTTATGATCCGAACGGAAATCCGGGACAAAAGACTATATTTCAGAAAAGATTTTTCAATGAAACACTGTCGCGCGGTGTGTTCCATTTCGGTATCGGTCATGCATTTTAA
- a CDS encoding fumarate hydratase, whose amino-acid sequence MIQFKDSMLKLIAETSSDLPPDVRRAIEQMMKIETPKTQSSLALETVAINVDMAKDSVAPICQDTGMPTFEIRTPAGINQIIMEKQIEEAVAEATKQGKLRPNSVDSLTGKNSGNNLGPGTPVIHFHQWQNDDEIEIKLLLKGGGCENKNIQYSLPAELPNLGRADRSIDGIRKCIMHAVWQAQGHGCSVGAIGVGIGGDRTTGYALAKQQLFRLLDDVNPNPELAKLENYIMDNANKLGVGMMGFGGKSTLIGCKIGMYNRLPASFFVSVAYDCWAFRRLGVVVDAKTGSIKRWLYKDEKPSPRMTKETQLPLTGKEISLTTPLKEDQIRKLKVGDIVLLNGTIHTGRDALHHYLMVHDSPVNLRGGAIYHCGPVALKKDDKWFMNAAGPTTSGREEPYQADVIKKFGVRLVIGKGGMGAKTLAALKEHGAVYLNAIGGAAQYYTKCITEVTGVDFLEFGIPEAMWHITVKDFPAIVTMDSHGNSLHADVEKATAVELAKHAEPVKL is encoded by the coding sequence ATGATCCAATTCAAAGATAGTATGTTAAAATTGATTGCAGAAACATCATCCGATTTACCACCCGATGTACGGAGAGCCATTGAACAAATGATGAAAATAGAAACACCGAAAACACAATCATCACTTGCTCTTGAGACTGTTGCAATCAACGTCGATATGGCGAAGGATAGTGTTGCTCCTATCTGCCAGGATACCGGTATGCCTACATTTGAAATCCGAACACCTGCCGGCATTAACCAAATTATTATGGAAAAACAAATTGAAGAAGCGGTTGCAGAAGCCACGAAACAGGGCAAACTCCGCCCGAATTCTGTTGATTCTCTTACCGGAAAAAATAGCGGGAATAATCTTGGACCCGGCACTCCGGTTATACATTTTCATCAATGGCAAAACGATGATGAAATTGAAATCAAGCTTTTACTTAAAGGTGGCGGATGCGAAAATAAGAATATTCAATATTCCCTTCCCGCTGAGTTACCGAATTTAGGCAGAGCCGATAGAAGTATCGATGGTATCAGAAAATGTATCATGCACGCTGTATGGCAAGCACAAGGTCATGGTTGCAGCGTGGGCGCGATAGGTGTTGGAATAGGCGGCGATAGAACAACCGGTTACGCATTAGCGAAACAACAACTATTTCGTCTGCTTGATGATGTAAACCCTAATCCGGAACTTGCGAAACTTGAAAACTACATCATGGATAACGCGAATAAACTTGGTGTTGGTATGATGGGATTTGGCGGGAAATCGACACTGATTGGTTGCAAAATTGGAATGTATAACCGATTACCTGCCAGCTTTTTCGTATCGGTTGCTTATGATTGCTGGGCATTTAGACGGCTCGGTGTTGTCGTCGATGCAAAAACCGGTTCGATAAAAAGATGGTTGTATAAAGATGAAAAACCATCACCGCGCATGACAAAAGAAACTCAACTTCCGCTCACCGGTAAAGAAATATCACTGACGACGCCGCTTAAGGAAGATCAAATAAGAAAATTAAAAGTTGGAGATATTGTTTTATTGAATGGTACGATTCACACCGGGCGCGACGCATTGCATCATTATTTAATGGTGCACGATTCTCCGGTTAATTTGCGCGGCGGAGCAATTTATCATTGCGGTCCTGTTGCCTTGAAGAAAGATGATAAATGGTTTATGAATGCGGCAGGTCCAACAACCAGCGGCCGGGAAGAACCGTATCAGGCAGATGTCATTAAAAAGTTTGGTGTCCGTTTGGTGATCGGGAAAGGTGGCATGGGCGCGAAAACACTTGCCGCTCTTAAAGAACATGGCGCGGTTTATTTGAATGCGATCGGCGGTGCGGCTCAATATTATACAAAATGTATTACCGAAGTTACAGGTGTAGATTTCCTTGAGTTCGGAATACCCGAAGCAATGTGGCATATAACAGTTAAAGATTTCCCGGCAATTGTCACAATGGATTCTCACGGAAATAGTTTGCATGCGGATGTGGAAAAGGCAACTGCAGTAGAACTTGCGAAGCACGCGGAACCCGTAAAATTATGA
- the holB gene encoding DNA polymerase III subunit delta', with protein sequence MSWSSVIGHEREKEIIIGSLKRNRLAHAYLFTGPEGIGKYSFALELTKTVNCEKQLHEACDECASCKKFATLQHPNLHLIFNLPVGKNENADDSPIEKLSQDEISGIQDQLRLLAENPFYKLKISRANAIKINSVREIRREAALTMFGKGKKVFIIIDAEKMNDPAANALLKTLEEPHPDTMLILLSNVQDALLPTIVSRCQHLRFVSLSEDVIGKALEETKLLDKKTARQISRLANGSYSKALQLVGTEYQNEQKQALDLLRLLITRSRSEIIAAAEQIAKEKERPEIETTIRLLQHWFRDGMVIKENIVLPDAEADDITLSKFIRAYPRWDYQHSVEILEKAVSLLDKNVYIPLIIIDMAINLRSAVGTASIAR encoded by the coding sequence ATGAGTTGGTCATCGGTCATAGGGCATGAACGGGAGAAAGAAATTATCATCGGTTCGCTTAAGAGAAATCGACTCGCACACGCATATCTTTTTACCGGACCGGAGGGGATTGGGAAATATTCGTTCGCTCTCGAGCTCACCAAAACCGTGAACTGTGAAAAACAACTTCACGAGGCATGCGATGAGTGCGCGAGTTGTAAAAAATTCGCGACGCTTCAACATCCAAATCTCCATCTAATATTCAATCTTCCTGTCGGGAAAAATGAAAACGCTGATGATTCGCCTATTGAGAAATTATCGCAAGATGAAATATCGGGAATTCAGGATCAACTCCGGTTGTTGGCGGAGAATCCATTTTACAAATTAAAAATATCGCGGGCGAATGCAATAAAAATCAATAGTGTGAGAGAAATTCGGAGAGAAGCCGCCCTTACTATGTTCGGTAAAGGTAAGAAGGTTTTTATAATAATCGACGCCGAGAAGATGAATGATCCGGCGGCAAACGCCCTTCTAAAAACTCTCGAAGAACCGCATCCTGATACGATGTTGATACTTCTCTCAAATGTACAGGACGCTCTTTTACCTACGATTGTATCTCGCTGTCAGCACTTACGCTTCGTGTCGCTTAGCGAAGATGTTATAGGGAAAGCTCTTGAAGAAACAAAACTTTTGGATAAAAAAACGGCACGTCAGATATCCCGCCTGGCTAATGGTAGCTACTCAAAAGCTCTTCAACTTGTTGGTACCGAATATCAAAATGAGCAAAAGCAAGCGTTGGACCTTCTCCGATTGTTAATTACCCGTTCACGCTCTGAGATAATAGCTGCGGCAGAACAAATCGCCAAGGAAAAAGAACGTCCGGAGATTGAAACCACAATACGATTGTTGCAGCATTGGTTTAGAGATGGAATGGTGATCAAGGAAAACATTGTTTTACCTGATGCTGAAGCCGACGATATCACCTTGAGCAAATTTATCCGGGCTTATCCTCGGTGGGATTACCAACACTCGGTGGAAATTTTAGAGAAAGCAGTTTCACTTCTCGACAAAAATGTTTATATTCCGCTTATCATAATCGACATGGCAATAAATTTAAGATCGGCAGTCGGCACAGCTTCGATTGCCCGCTAA
- a CDS encoding fused MFS/spermidine synthase — MDSHNSTLNNYTQTSTPKYLIYIGFVIVVCTALFALASLFNSSLSIKTGAYSADRYQVVDRDDGRYLFINGQAKQLIDLSDMKSYTRYTAVMELPMHMFVNPGKIMLCGLGVGSLAREYNSKGWSVDIFETDTALTNLVQNYFSFNQSILPVYHQHAREYMNDSIEPYNIIMIDGISSAEYSVKSMTKEFFALASSKLTTDGIFAIAFESEGWYDEIVTSVSTTLKQNFKEVYVYPISEPPNVFGSIVLMASNTPHNDLIRDLERNDDLNPFWRYGPGYQKVHAWDNRFITDEKNGVILTDEKPPSLLIIDRLKQSSWKVPKDYLP, encoded by the coding sequence ATGGATAGTCATAACTCAACACTAAATAATTATACACAAACCTCCACCCCGAAATATCTAATATATATCGGTTTTGTTATCGTTGTATGCACTGCTTTATTTGCCCTCGCCTCCCTCTTTAATTCTTCACTTAGCATTAAGACCGGAGCTTACTCGGCCGATCGATACCAAGTTGTTGATAGAGATGATGGAAGATATTTATTCATAAACGGACAGGCAAAACAACTCATCGATCTTTCGGACATGAAATCATATACCCGTTATACTGCCGTCATGGAACTTCCGATGCATATGTTCGTCAATCCGGGAAAGATTATGTTATGCGGTTTAGGTGTTGGATCTTTAGCGCGTGAATACAATTCCAAAGGTTGGAGCGTCGATATATTTGAAACAGATACTGCTCTTACGAACTTGGTTCAGAATTATTTTAGTTTTAATCAGAGCATTTTACCGGTCTATCATCAACATGCGCGCGAATATATGAACGACTCCATCGAACCGTACAATATCATCATGATTGACGGTATTAGTTCAGCGGAGTATTCGGTAAAATCGATGACAAAAGAATTTTTCGCTCTTGCCTCCAGTAAACTAACTACCGACGGGATCTTCGCAATAGCATTCGAATCGGAAGGATGGTACGATGAAATAGTTACTTCTGTTTCTACGACATTGAAACAAAATTTTAAAGAGGTATATGTTTATCCAATCAGCGAACCACCGAACGTATTCGGGAGTATAGTGTTAATGGCTTCTAATACGCCGCACAACGATTTAATTCGAGACCTTGAACGAAACGACGATTTGAATCCTTTCTGGCGATATGGTCCAGGATATCAAAAAGTCCATGCGTGGGATAACCGTTTTATTACTGATGAAAAAAATGGCGTAATTCTAACAGATGAAAAACCACCTTCACTGTTAATCATAGATCGTTTGAAGCAATCTAGCTGGAAAGTACCGAAAGATTATCTGCCTTAA
- a CDS encoding DUF2007 domain-containing protein, translating to MSDLIMIKNFPNRLTAEMAQQSLEAEGIHSIIKAPDYGFAGAAAGGGFDLFSGQGVDLYVEEQFAEVAEEIVREQYDGI from the coding sequence ATGTCGGATTTGATCATGATAAAAAATTTTCCAAACCGATTGACTGCTGAGATGGCACAACAATCTCTCGAAGCCGAAGGCATTCATTCGATAATTAAAGCTCCCGATTATGGCTTCGCGGGTGCAGCAGCCGGCGGGGGCTTCGATTTATTCAGCGGTCAGGGGGTTGATTTATACGTTGAAGAACAATTCGCGGAGGTTGCAGAGGAAATTGTCAGAGAACAATATGATGGAATTTAA